Part of the Candidatus Methanogranum gryphiswaldense genome, AAAGATCAAAAATGAATTCAAAGGCATCCTTGGAAATATGAATGCTGATGAAAAACAGATCACGAGAGCCAGACAGATACTTCAAGATACTGGCAGCATAGATTACGCAAAAGCTAAAGCGAAAGAGAAGGTCGACGAAGCGATATCCAAGATCAAATTCCTTGCACCCAGCGAAGACAAGGACTTCATGATCGCTCTTGCACAATACGCAATAAACAGAGACGTCTGAATTTAAACGTCGCTTATTCCGGTCGCAGTTATGCGATAATTCGCGGTCCTCCCTTCGGGGAGGCTGCGATGCTTTATCACAACAGCAGTCCTGACACCGTTATTCCTTTTATCCAGCCTTATTATCGTCTTGGCATTATGCTGCATCGCGTGTCCGCCAAGGAATTCTATTGTACCAGTCTGCAGATTTGAATACACCTGAGAAGATATCAGGACCGGCACCTCGTATCTCCTTGCGATTCCGAGAAGCACCTCGGTCTGCCTTATGAGATCATTCCTTATCTTTGGGTCATCATGATTCAAACGATAAAATGTGGTCATTGAATCAATTATGACCATGCCGAGAACATCCTTCTCTGCCAATCTTGATATCTTATCTATACGATCGGATTGTTCCTCGAAACTGTGAACTTGGAATACCAGAAGATTCTTCACAGCATCATCTTCGCCGAATATCTGACGTATACGATCGTAAGATATGCCTTCCGCATCAATGAAGGCGACCTTTTTACCACTTTTAACTACATTGAAAGCCAATTGCAGACATATGTTCGTTTTTCCACAACCTCCTTCGCCGTAAATAAGGGTCACACTGCTGTCCTCTATCCCTCCTCCCAATAGATCATCGAGAGCCTGACAGCCGATCGGTACACGCTTCACGCCACATCATAGATGAAGAGATTGATAAAATGACCGAATGGAAAATAAAAAGGAAATGGTTTATTTAAGACTCAATAGAGGTTTTGAAGGTCTTCATCCTTTGACTTGGGCTTATCTTCAGGTTTATCTTCAGACTTGTCCTCAGGATCGAGCTTCTCTTTTACAGACTTGACATCCTTGATGTCGTACTTCATATCCGTCTGATGGGTCTCACCCTTCTTGATGTAATACGGGACTGCCAATAGGCCCATGGCGAGTACTATGATCACTCCGATCACAATGAGGACTATCACTGCGATTATGATTATGCCCACTATGTCCTCCAGTATGCTGGGATTCAAAGCTACATATGCTACGATGGCGATCACGATCAATACGAGTATCAGTATACCGATACCAGACCAAGTTGTACTTTTTCTTTCTTCTGTCATATTAACCTCAGCTGTGATTTGACGGCAAGTAGGGTATTAGAGCTCCAGCAAGATCGGCAAGGGTCATTGACTGTATTATGATCTTTCCCGGTCCAGTCAGTGTGGTGACGAACAATCCTTCTCCTGCGAAAAGAGCTGTCTTTATTCCTCCAGCAGCAGATATGTCGTACTGTACTGTATCTTGCCAAGCGACTGCGTTGGATGTGGATACCTTGTATTTCTCTCCGGCTTTTAGATCGACGATATTGAAATCTCCGCATGCAGCAACGAAAGCGGTACCTGTACCGCTAAGTCTCTGCAAAATGAATCCCTCTCCTCCGAACAACGCAGATCCGAGTTTCTTCTGGAATGCTAGATCCATGTCGACGGTCGTCTGAGCACCAAGGAAACCGCTCTTCTGAACGACCCATGATCCCTTTCCAATATCCAGATCTACTATCTTTCCAGGAGCCCATCCTCCAAGGCCGACAATTCCCGTCCCACCATGAGAGTTATATCTTACAAGGAACAAAGATGATCCTGTAATGGACCTCTTGATACCTTTGAATAACCCACCATCAAGTTTGGCCTCCATTGTCATGTTACCAGTCATGTACCTCATAGCACCGGCAACGGATTGGAACTCCTCGCCTTCATCTATCTGTACATTTACAAACTGCAAATTATCTCCGGTAATTGTGTACCTCATGCCGGAACATCCACCTTCAGGGTATTAAATATTTACACGTGAAGGGCGATCAAGACCCCATGAACTCCCAACCCGTGGCGAGCGGTGCAGAGGCTGAGATCTTTGAAACAGAATTCCTCGGCCGCCCGGCAATGGTCAAGATAAGATCGCCCAAAGCGTATAGACATCCTGATCTGGATCAAAGAATAAGATCATCTAGGATAAAAAGCGAAGCAAGGCTCATGAGGGATGCCAGAAACATAGGGGTCAGAACCCCCATCATCTATGATGTTGACATACAGGACTGCAGTATAACGATGGAGCGTATATCCGGAAGAAAGGTGAAGGACCTTTTAGACGAGGAACCGCAAAAAGCAGATATTATCTGTAGAATGATTGGAAAGGCCGTTGCAGAACTTCATAACGCAGGTATTAGCCATGGTGACCTTACCACATCCAATATGATCGTGATGGAGGATGGCAAATTGTGTATGCTCGATTTTTCTATGGGCTCCTCGAAAATAGAGATAGAGGACATGGGAGTTGACATACGTCTCTTGGAAAGAGCATTCAGCTCCGCACATCCTAAACTAAAAGGTTCCTATGAGATGCTGATCGAGGAATATTGTGCAAAAAAGACCAATTCCAAGATCATCATGAAAAAAGTACAGGAGATCAAGGACAGAGGAAGATACACATGAAACTGGCAGTGATCACATCCAACCCTGGAAAAGTGAAAGAGTTCGAAGAGTCATTAGGTCACCTGGGGATACAGATGGAGCATCTACGCCACCCGTATGATGAGGTGCAGACCTCAGACCTTGAAGAAGT contains:
- the radB gene encoding DNA repair and recombination protein RadB; translation: MKRVPIGCQALDDLLGGGIEDSSVTLIYGEGGCGKTNICLQLAFNVVKSGKKVAFIDAEGISYDRIRQIFGEDDAVKNLLVFQVHSFEEQSDRIDKISRLAEKDVLGMVIIDSMTTFYRLNHDDPKIRNDLIRQTEVLLGIARRYEVPVLISSQVYSNLQTGTIEFLGGHAMQHNAKTIIRLDKRNNGVRTAVVIKHRSLPEGRTANYRITATGISDV
- a CDS encoding TIGR00266 family protein, with protein sequence MRYTITGDNLQFVNVQIDEGEEFQSVAGAMRYMTGNMTMEAKLDGGLFKGIKRSITGSSLFLVRYNSHGGTGIVGLGGWAPGKIVDLDIGKGSWVVQKSGFLGAQTTVDMDLAFQKKLGSALFGGEGFILQRLSGTGTAFVAACGDFNIVDLKAGEKYKVSTSNAVAWQDTVQYDISAAGGIKTALFAGEGLFVTTLTGPGKIIIQSMTLADLAGALIPYLPSNHS
- a CDS encoding Kae1-associated serine/threonine protein kinase, giving the protein MNSQPVASGAEAEIFETEFLGRPAMVKIRSPKAYRHPDLDQRIRSSRIKSEARLMRDARNIGVRTPIIYDVDIQDCSITMERISGRKVKDLLDEEPQKADIICRMIGKAVAELHNAGISHGDLTTSNMIVMEDGKLCMLDFSMGSSKIEIEDMGVDIRLLERAFSSAHPKLKGSYEMLIEEYCAKKTNSKIIMKKVQEIKDRGRYT